In Deltaproteobacteria bacterium, a single window of DNA contains:
- a CDS encoding response regulator, which produces MQKLKIVFHMFVESGYEGGLIEQTLRSADYDAIFVADTDALPLSENEPDILLLEPSMSQWAWLDLFIGFTRDYPDLPVVLYSRDISVKNDFQPLPGEAPVYLAGDVLVLKERLGDIVEDIMRRKEGTPKSILFVDDEPNVLSAYTRMLRKSPWRVLTAPSAEKALDILDEESINLVVTDMKMPEVHGMELVARIREKFEDLPIIVCSAYHGMKDDQSLQFHKIAGFIEKPVESDVLVSKIEEVLGH; this is translated from the coding sequence GTGCAAAAACTGAAAATTGTTTTTCACATGTTTGTTGAAAGCGGGTATGAAGGCGGACTGATTGAACAGACATTGCGAAGCGCGGACTATGATGCCATATTTGTCGCTGATACGGACGCTTTGCCACTCAGCGAAAACGAACCGGATATATTGCTGCTGGAACCAAGCATGTCCCAATGGGCGTGGCTTGATCTGTTCATCGGATTTACACGTGACTATCCAGATCTGCCCGTTGTTCTTTACTCACGTGATATTTCCGTGAAAAATGACTTTCAGCCACTGCCCGGAGAGGCGCCTGTGTATCTGGCCGGCGATGTCCTGGTTTTAAAGGAAAGGTTGGGGGACATAGTAGAAGATATAATGAGAAGAAAAGAAGGAACCCCAAAGAGCATTCTGTTTGTAGATGATGAGCCGAATGTCCTGAGTGCGTATACAAGGATGTTGCGGAAGAGTCCGTGGAGGGTTCTTACCGCTCCAAGCGCAGAAAAGGCATTGGACATATTAGACGAGGAATCAATAAACCTGGTGGTCACAGACATGAAGATGCCAGAAGTGCACGGAATGGAGTTAGTCGCAAGGATCAGAGAAAAGTTCGAAGATCTTCCTATTATTGTCTGCTCGGCCTATCATGGCATGAAGGATGACCAGAGTTTACAGTTTCATAAAATCGCAGGTTTTATTGAAAAGCCTGTTGAGTCGGATGTTCTCGTGAGCAAGATAGAGGAAGTGTTGGGCCATTGA